One genomic window of Helicobacter canis includes the following:
- a CDS encoding META domain-containing protein, with product MHSRHNHSSPISLHTSTNRTLFVKILWAFLWLCVIGVVLLTSSGCSLFEYIQRKATQGNINGDNWYVQKIVIDNKETFYAPQVLAANAKQRLAAIDSNSSYDEKSRLKEIAQIDEVATLNFDTQQGRISGQSGCGSYFSSYAWSDREHIELSNGSSTRKLCSPGEIVRFEFRFIRDLEGSFKVIQKSKDHLILEGKEMTIYLYRDLSSPQA from the coding sequence ATGCACAGCAGACACAATCATAGCAGTCCCATAAGCTTGCACACAAGCACAAATCGCACACTATTTGTGAAAATACTTTGGGCTTTTCTCTGGCTCTGTGTGATTGGTGTAGTGCTACTTACAAGCAGCGGTTGCTCGCTGTTTGAATATATCCAGCGCAAAGCCACGCAGGGCAACATTAACGGCGATAATTGGTATGTGCAAAAGATTGTAATCGATAATAAAGAGACCTTTTATGCCCCGCAAGTCCTAGCTGCTAATGCCAAACAACGCCTAGCAGCGATTGACTCTAACTCTAGCTATGATGAAAAATCCCGCCTTAAAGAAATCGCCCAAATTGACGAAGTAGCGACACTAAACTTTGATACCCAACAAGGCAGAATCTCTGGACAAAGCGGGTGCGGGTCATATTTCTCAAGCTATGCGTGGAGCGATAGAGAGCATATCGAGCTATCTAATGGAAGCTCCACACGCAAGCTCTGCTCTCCCGGAGAGATTGTGCGCTTTGAATTCCGCTTTATCCGCGATCTAGAAGGCAGCTTTAAAGTGATCCAAAAGTCCAAAGACCATCTTATCCTAGAGGGCAAAGAGATGACAATCTATCTCTACCGCGATCTCTCAAGCCCGCAAGCCTAG
- a CDS encoding ABC-type transport auxiliary lipoprotein family protein, with amino-acid sequence MTMFSYITRFYRYGFIITLVLVSFQGCVNIKASLPAYSYYTLESTETQGYNHTTFSTIALELEVLPYLNTQRIMRISPQAKAQALTTTKWITLPSLLLQNTLESNARAQGVILSTLGAHPIKLHIKVRKLAIYEESKQAIVALDYTLLQGQSISKVRTLLSVENVQNSSEQAMINALQSALDSAAKKIQNALCDDTKLCTSPKATPH; translated from the coding sequence ATGACAATGTTTTCCTATATAACGCGCTTTTACCGCTATGGATTCATCATTACACTAGTCCTAGTAAGCTTTCAGGGCTGTGTCAATATCAAAGCAAGCTTGCCAGCATATAGCTACTACACCCTAGAATCCACAGAGACACAAGGATACAACCACACCACCTTTAGCACAATAGCCCTTGAGCTTGAAGTCCTGCCATATCTCAATACCCAGCGCATTATGCGTATCTCCCCACAAGCCAAAGCACAAGCCCTTACTACGACAAAGTGGATCACTCTTCCCTCGCTACTGCTGCAAAACACACTAGAATCTAACGCCAGAGCACAAGGTGTAATCCTAAGCACACTAGGTGCGCATCCTATAAAGCTTCATATCAAAGTGCGTAAATTGGCTATTTATGAAGAAAGCAAACAAGCAATTGTCGCACTAGATTACACTTTATTGCAAGGGCAGAGTATCTCTAAAGTCCGCACACTACTAAGCGTAGAAAATGTCCAAAACTCCAGCGAGCAAGCAATGATCAATGCCCTACAAAGCGCACTAGATTCTGCTGCAAAAAAGATCCAAAACGCACTTTGTGATGATACCAAGCTATGCACATCTCCTAAAGCCACACCACACTAA
- a CDS encoding tRNA pseudouridine(13) synthase TruD: MYFAYSHEPISCYFAHSARDFVVQEIPLYAFSGSGEHRILKVRKKSLSTFELLSIIAKAFNLPPKSIGYAGLKDKHATTTQYLSIPAKSTQNFHAIFERLAKDYEIKLLDSTLHSNKLRLGHLKGNRFFVRLKKLNPTNATKLESTFAHIAHNGFPNFFGFQRFGINGDNYLLGLSLSQRKNAQISPYLSLLAQLHPSLANPQNPLFHTKRYSRAMQEFFISSYQSFLFNGWLQARIQLSAWAREFSPKELQQLAQHYGKLESQDPLKSPTNLESTFAPSLETSLQSAQNACIATLCARFLQSLPKVALESLCAQPQAFTLLDGDLCCHYPYGKLFTLDSATQAECERFSQQGFSPTGALSGQNLKAPSTLAGQLEQSFLAPIPAPSSRRYAWVWASDVEYLYKPKLAQAELHFSLPSGAYATSFLEQVLKRSLAPNPPKQ; encoded by the coding sequence ATGTATTTCGCCTACTCACACGAGCCTATTTCGTGCTATTTTGCCCATAGTGCTAGGGATTTTGTCGTGCAAGAGATCCCGCTCTATGCCTTTAGCGGCAGTGGCGAGCATAGAATCCTAAAGGTAAGGAAAAAATCCTTAAGCACCTTTGAGCTACTTAGCATTATCGCCAAAGCCTTTAATCTCCCCCCAAAATCCATAGGCTACGCCGGCTTAAAGGACAAGCACGCCACCACCACGCAATACCTATCAATCCCAGCAAAAAGCACGCAAAACTTTCACGCCATTTTTGAACGCCTAGCCAAAGACTATGAGATAAAGCTGCTTGATAGCACGCTGCATAGCAACAAGCTGCGCCTAGGGCATTTGAAAGGCAATCGCTTTTTTGTGCGACTAAAAAAGCTTAATCCCACCAATGCCACAAAGCTAGAATCCACTTTTGCACATATCGCCCACAATGGCTTCCCAAACTTCTTTGGCTTCCAGCGATTTGGCATAAATGGCGATAATTATCTCCTAGGGCTATCCCTTAGCCAGCGCAAAAACGCCCAGATAAGCCCCTATCTGTCCCTACTAGCACAGCTACACCCAAGCCTTGCTAACCCCCAGAATCCACTTTTTCACACCAAGCGATATAGCCGCGCTATGCAGGAGTTTTTCATCTCAAGCTATCAAAGCTTTTTGTTTAATGGCTGGCTACAAGCTAGAATCCAGCTAAGCGCGTGGGCGAGAGAGTTTAGCCCCAAAGAGCTACAACAACTTGCGCAACACTATGGCAAGCTAGAATCCCAAGACCCCCTAAAATCCCCCACAAACCTAGAATCCACTTTTGCGCCATCACTTGAAACCTCCCTTCAAAGTGCGCAAAATGCGTGTATCGCCACACTTTGTGCGCGGTTTTTACAATCTCTCCCCAAAGTCGCCCTAGAATCCTTATGCGCCCAGCCCCAAGCTTTCACGCTTTTAGATGGCGATCTATGCTGCCACTATCCTTATGGCAAGCTTTTTACCCTAGATTCTGCTACACAAGCAGAGTGCGAGCGATTTAGCCAGCAGGGCTTCTCCCCCACAGGCGCGCTAAGCGGGCAGAATCTAAAAGCCCCAAGCACACTTGCAGGGCAGCTAGAGCAGAGCTTCCTAGCTCCAATCCCCGCTCCTAGCTCTAGGCGATATGCGTGGGTGTGGGCAAGCGATGTAGAGTATCTCTACAAGCCTAAGCTCGCCCAAGCAGAGCTACACTTCAGCCTGCCAAGTGGGGCGTATGCCACAAGCTTTTTAGAGCAGGTGCTAAAGCGATCCCTAGCCCCAAATCCCCCCAAACAATAA
- a CDS encoding alanine racemase, giving the protein MYNTPLPTQRLSMAYIRLDSQAFFHNLTAIQNTLSHTPHPPKLALVLKDNAYGHGLEQIAHLAKQAGIESVFVKNYEEAISIAQLFDTITALYGEVPPNAPSNIWASIPSLQALQSCATAHKNAHQMRHIELKVNIGMHRNGIAINELDRALSLLENSRHIRLAGVLGHNGYGDNDDESFFTSVQAFREITNKVRKWCEAHNYPMPRFHSLSTSGALRLGLHNARSDDLGDVVRIGIGAYGYHTSELPLHIALKPIASLWAHKISSLALKKGDRIGYGGVSVVEKDGVFSTYDVGYGDGLFRVGAEQSLCCASGEQILPVMSMDCFSCQSEREEICVFSDVSAWARAFHTIPYVILTHLSPTLKRVVV; this is encoded by the coding sequence GTGTATAATACCCCACTTCCTACCCAAAGGCTCTCTATGGCATATATCCGCCTTGATTCTCAAGCATTTTTCCACAATCTCACCGCTATCCAAAATACACTCTCTCACACTCCACACCCCCCCAAACTCGCCCTCGTGCTAAAGGATAACGCCTATGGACACGGACTAGAGCAAATCGCACACCTAGCCAAGCAAGCAGGCATAGAATCTGTGTTTGTCAAAAACTATGAAGAGGCTATCAGCATAGCCCAGCTTTTTGACACGATCACCGCGCTCTATGGCGAGGTCCCGCCAAATGCCCCTAGCAATATCTGGGCTTCTATCCCATCACTTCAAGCCCTACAATCCTGCGCCACCGCACACAAAAACGCCCACCAAATGCGCCATATCGAGCTAAAGGTCAATATCGGTATGCATAGAAATGGCATTGCTATAAATGAGCTAGATCGCGCATTATCACTGCTTGAAAACTCGCGGCATATCAGGCTTGCAGGCGTGCTTGGGCATAATGGCTATGGAGATAATGATGATGAAAGCTTCTTCACATCAGTGCAGGCTTTTAGGGAGATTACAAATAAGGTGCGCAAATGGTGTGAAGCGCACAACTACCCTATGCCTAGATTCCACTCTCTTAGCACCAGCGGAGCTCTGCGCCTTGGCTTGCATAATGCTAGGAGCGATGATCTAGGCGATGTCGTGCGTATCGGTATCGGCGCGTATGGGTATCACACAAGCGAGCTGCCGCTACATATCGCGCTAAAGCCCATCGCTAGCCTTTGGGCGCACAAAATCTCTAGCCTAGCTCTCAAAAAGGGTGATAGGATCGGCTATGGTGGAGTTAGTGTCGTGGAAAAAGATGGGGTCTTTAGCACCTATGATGTGGGCTATGGCGATGGATTATTCCGCGTGGGCGCAGAGCAGAGTCTATGCTGTGCTAGCGGGGAGCAAATCCTGCCTGTTATGAGTATGGACTGCTTTTCTTGCCAGAGTGAGAGAGAAGAAATTTGCGTCTTTAGCGATGTGAGTGCGTGGGCTAGGGCGTTTCACACGATCCCCTATGTGATCTTAACCCATCTCTCCCCCACTCTAAAACGCGTGGTGGTGTGA
- a CDS encoding HP0268 family nuclease, whose translation MELKLAPMDLGNTTPQTIKVESLLESTSSLQVVYFDKQNTQKDLQKAKSLLESKGKIVYMGEVRYGLDAKDFIYEFRIL comes from the coding sequence ATGGAATTAAAACTTGCCCCTATGGATTTGGGAAATACCACCCCACAAACAATCAAAGTAGAAAGCCTACTAGAATCCACTTCTTCACTACAAGTGGTATATTTTGACAAGCAAAACACGCAAAAAGACCTACAAAAAGCAAAAAGCCTACTAGAATCCAAAGGCAAAATTGTCTATATGGGCGAAGTGCGCTATGGGCTTGATGCAAAAGACTTTATCTATGAATTTAGGATTCTATAA
- a CDS encoding c-type cytochrome: protein MLYRLLCGLGLACTLALADPAPKIFAKCIACHGTNGQAIAPGAKGGTSIAGLSQAKIIADLKGYRAGLTDNGGAKSIMYIQAQNLSDAEIQALAKYISNLPKAPHKVIDTPQP, encoded by the coding sequence ATGCTCTATCGCTTGTTGTGTGGCTTGGGGCTTGCTTGCACTCTAGCCCTAGCCGATCCTGCTCCTAAAATCTTTGCGAAGTGTATCGCTTGCCACGGCACAAATGGGCAAGCAATCGCCCCCGGGGCAAAAGGTGGCACTAGCATAGCCGGCTTAAGCCAAGCAAAAATCATCGCAGACCTTAAAGGCTATCGCGCTGGGCTAACCGATAATGGCGGAGCTAAAAGCATTATGTATATACAAGCACAGAATTTAAGCGATGCAGAGATACAAGCCTTAGCAAAATATATTTCTAATCTCCCCAAAGCCCCACACAAAGTCATAGATACACCACAACCATAA
- a CDS encoding MlaE family lipid ABC transporter permease subunit, which produces MTIGGVWDFRVPRCTLFALKHALESKHPAITRIVFEQDAIIDLAFGIFLKTHLHKAPEIQASEHIRAVLDQCLVSTIPLTPKRHLFRTLLTSLGKWVYSFYQSFLDFLNFVGMSFYYLALSLWRRDVRLTPLLYHINESGFKALPVSLLTAFIVGFAIALQGAVQLELMGAPMLSIEMTAKLSLREMGPFILALVIAGRSASSFTAQIGVMRLTDEIDAMKTMNFHPITFLVIPRLFALIVVMPLLVFLADAFSLLGGMLAVYVQLGIDMGTYIDRVYESVSWSHFFIGLVKAPFFGAAIALVGCFRGFCIKENTQELGRITTISVVNALFWIIAINAVFSFITSRLGI; this is translated from the coding sequence ATGACTATTGGTGGTGTGTGGGATTTCCGTGTGCCTAGATGCACGCTTTTTGCCCTAAAGCACGCTCTAGAATCCAAACACCCCGCCATCACGCGCATTGTCTTTGAGCAAGATGCGATCATTGATCTAGCCTTTGGGATTTTTCTAAAAACGCATTTACACAAAGCCCCAGAGATCCAAGCGAGCGAGCATATACGCGCCGTGCTTGATCAATGCTTAGTTAGCACGATCCCGCTTACGCCTAAGCGACACTTATTCCGCACACTGCTTACTTCACTTGGCAAGTGGGTTTATAGCTTTTATCAAAGCTTTTTAGATTTTTTAAACTTTGTGGGTATGAGCTTTTACTATCTAGCACTATCTTTATGGAGACGCGATGTCCGCTTGACCCCCCTGCTCTATCACATCAATGAATCTGGCTTTAAAGCCCTGCCTGTAAGCTTGCTTACCGCTTTTATTGTGGGCTTTGCCATAGCATTACAAGGAGCAGTGCAGCTAGAGCTTATGGGCGCGCCAATGCTAAGTATTGAGATGACAGCAAAGCTTTCTTTGCGCGAGATGGGTCCTTTTATCCTAGCTCTTGTCATCGCTGGGCGCAGTGCCTCAAGCTTTACTGCACAAATTGGCGTAATGCGCCTAACTGATGAAATTGATGCGATGAAAACGATGAATTTCCACCCCATTACATTTCTTGTGATTCCAAGGCTTTTCGCGCTCATTGTCGTTATGCCGCTTCTAGTGTTTTTAGCCGATGCTTTTAGCCTGTTAGGCGGTATGCTTGCTGTGTATGTGCAGCTAGGGATTGATATGGGGACCTATATTGATCGCGTGTATGAGAGTGTGAGCTGGTCGCACTTTTTCATCGGGCTTGTGAAAGCCCCCTTTTTTGGCGCGGCGATTGCGCTTGTGGGCTGCTTCCGTGGATTTTGTATCAAGGAAAACACCCAAGAGCTAGGGCGCATTACAACTATTAGCGTGGTTAATGCACTTTTTTGGATCATCGCTATCAATGCGGTGTTTTCTTTCATCACTTCAAGGCTTGGGATATGA
- a CDS encoding ABC transporter ATP-binding protein: protein MKPIIQVQNLCTAYGNHLIHDHISFDVYEGEIFGILGGSGSGKSTLLRSMILLNRPKSGRILIFDEDIWQLKDPSTLLTRCGVLFQFGALFSSLNVLENVGILLEEYSAYPQSSITEVAKYLLDRVGLSPRSYHLYPHELSGGMKKRVGLARALALNPRILFLDEPSSGLDPSSAQQLDELICALRLEFTMTIVMITHDLDSIKDTTDRFLMLKDGKIEFLGNLSELAQNAHTLDSSNIFFSKRGERLWREM from the coding sequence ATGAAGCCCATTATCCAAGTCCAAAATCTCTGCACCGCTTATGGCAATCATCTTATCCACGATCACATTAGTTTTGATGTGTATGAAGGCGAGATTTTTGGGATCTTAGGGGGTAGTGGCAGTGGGAAATCCACCCTACTTCGCTCAATGATCCTGCTTAATCGCCCCAAAAGTGGCAGAATCCTAATCTTTGATGAAGATATTTGGCAGCTTAAAGACCCCAGCACTCTGCTTACGCGCTGTGGTGTGCTCTTTCAGTTTGGCGCACTTTTTAGCTCATTAAATGTGCTAGAGAATGTCGGCATACTCCTTGAAGAATACAGCGCATATCCGCAATCAAGCATTACCGAAGTGGCAAAATACCTGCTTGATCGCGTAGGATTAAGCCCAAGATCCTATCATCTCTACCCGCACGAGCTAAGTGGTGGTATGAAAAAGCGCGTGGGATTAGCGCGAGCTCTAGCCCTAAATCCTAGAATCCTCTTTTTAGATGAGCCTAGCAGCGGGCTTGATCCAAGTAGTGCGCAGCAGCTTGATGAGCTTATTTGCGCTTTGCGGCTAGAATTTACAATGACGATTGTGATGATCACGCACGATTTAGATTCTATCAAAGACACTACTGATAGGTTTTTAATGCTAAAAGATGGGAAGATAGAATTTTTGGGCAATCTTAGCGAACTTGCGCAAAATGCACATACGCTAGATTCTAGCAATATATTTTTCAGCAAACGAGGAGAGAGACTATGGAGAGAAATGTAA
- a CDS encoding HD domain-containing protein: MQTPSSLQTPRLSASLLRRIFVAASIRRWNDQACPVEFVELDKQAHKMVIAYIFAKYEEMSGKEIDWERLIEYFCFDFFERVVLTDIKPPVFHELQKLHRKELASFVTSELASDLCGYKFFSSLEHYFKHPPHNIEKRILQAAHYYASKWEFDIIYHFNPTMFDVGNIKAIIDKEVEKHYDLQGMKQVVLFKQINEIITMFGQLRFQKRWSQTPRVPATSVLGHTLVVALCAYLLSLDMPSCKQMRINHFLGGLFHDLPEILTRDIISPIKSSIAGLDEQIKQIEERAVEEKILAHLPESIRADIVYFTQNEFANRYRIEDFTHYTKDSSELFAHYNSDEYNPVCGEFLKVCDHLSAFLEARISIAHGISSHDLVQGAQGILEKRKDTQICGLDLGALFRDFI, from the coding sequence ATGCAAACCCCAAGCTCTTTACAAACCCCCCGCCTAAGCGCGAGCCTTTTGCGCAGGATTTTTGTCGCTGCTTCTATCCGCAGGTGGAATGACCAAGCCTGTCCGGTGGAGTTTGTCGAGCTAGATAAACAAGCACATAAAATGGTCATCGCCTATATCTTTGCCAAATATGAAGAAATGTCAGGCAAAGAGATTGATTGGGAGCGGCTTATAGAGTATTTTTGCTTTGATTTTTTTGAGCGTGTGGTGCTTACAGATATTAAGCCCCCGGTATTTCACGAGCTACAAAAGCTTCATAGAAAGGAGCTTGCGAGCTTTGTTACAAGCGAGCTTGCGAGCGATCTTTGTGGGTATAAATTTTTCTCATCACTAGAGCATTACTTCAAACACCCACCGCATAATATCGAAAAGCGGATTCTACAAGCCGCCCACTACTATGCCTCAAAATGGGAGTTTGATATTATTTATCACTTTAACCCCACGATGTTTGATGTGGGCAATATCAAGGCTATCATTGATAAAGAAGTAGAAAAGCACTATGACTTGCAAGGTATGAAACAAGTTGTGCTATTTAAGCAGATCAATGAGATTATCACGATGTTTGGGCAGCTTAGATTCCAGAAGCGATGGAGTCAAACACCGCGCGTGCCGGCGACTTCTGTGCTAGGGCATACGCTTGTGGTAGCCCTTTGTGCGTATCTTTTAAGCCTTGATATGCCCTCTTGCAAACAAATGCGTATCAATCACTTTTTAGGCGGGCTTTTTCACGATTTGCCAGAGATTTTGACACGCGATATTATCTCCCCTATCAAAAGCTCCATAGCAGGGCTAGATGAGCAGATTAAGCAGATCGAAGAGCGCGCCGTAGAAGAAAAAATCTTAGCCCACCTCCCAGAATCTATCCGCGCCGATATTGTGTATTTCACGCAAAATGAATTTGCCAATCGATATAGAATCGAGGATTTTACGCATTATACGAAAGATTCTAGCGAGCTTTTTGCCCACTACAATAGCGATGAGTATAATCCTGTGTGCGGTGAATTTTTGAAAGTATGCGATCATTTAAGTGCGTTTTTAGAAGCGAGAATCTCCATCGCGCACGGCATTTCTAGCCACGATTTAGTGCAAGGTGCGCAAGGGATTTTAGAAAAGCGCAAGGACACGCAAATATGCGGACTTGATCTAGGGGCGTTGTTTAGGGATTTTATCTAG
- the miaB gene encoding tRNA (N6-isopentenyl adenosine(37)-C2)-methylthiotransferase MiaB translates to MKLFVQTLGCAMNERDSEHMIAELERKEGYTLTDDATQADLILINTCSVREKPERRLFSEIGQYAQQKKKGAKIGVCGCTASHMGAEILKKSSAVDFVLGARNISKITQIIHKPKAVEVDLSYDDSLYAFEGVRSSGVKALLNISIGCDKSCAYCIVPHTRGKEISIPLDLILTEARKLAQNGIKELLLLGQNVNNYGVRFSSAHKPINFSGLLAELAEIKGIERIRFTSPHPLHMDDEFLQEFAHNPKVCKSIHMPLQSGSSRILKAMRRGYSKEWFLDRVQRLKELVPEVTISTDIIVGFVDESEEDFAHTLDVLEQVRFDTLYSFIYSPRPHTLAYSLDPAKHIPKDIAQARLSTLQERHREILREKAQAEIGKQYIVLVENTLQDEQGCFSEGRSDSNKLIHIENVALDLGTFARVKITRNEGGSLFGELV, encoded by the coding sequence ATGAAGCTCTTTGTCCAGACACTTGGCTGCGCGATGAATGAGCGCGATAGCGAGCATATGATCGCCGAGCTAGAGCGCAAGGAGGGCTACACGCTCACCGATGATGCCACGCAAGCAGATCTTATCCTTATCAATACCTGCTCCGTGCGTGAAAAGCCAGAGCGCAGGCTTTTTTCAGAAATCGGTCAATACGCTCAGCAGAAGAAAAAGGGCGCGAAAATCGGCGTATGTGGCTGCACCGCAAGCCATATGGGTGCGGAAATTTTGAAAAAATCTTCCGCAGTAGATTTTGTCCTAGGCGCGCGCAACATCTCTAAAATCACGCAGATAATCCACAAACCAAAAGCCGTAGAAGTCGATCTTAGCTATGATGATAGTCTCTATGCCTTTGAAGGCGTGCGATCTAGTGGCGTGAAGGCTTTGCTAAATATCTCCATAGGCTGTGATAAATCCTGTGCTTACTGCATAGTCCCACACACAAGGGGCAAGGAAATCTCTATCCCACTTGATTTGATCCTAACTGAAGCACGCAAGCTCGCGCAAAATGGCATAAAAGAGCTGCTGCTACTAGGGCAGAATGTCAATAACTATGGCGTGCGTTTTTCTAGTGCGCATAAGCCTATCAACTTCTCTGGGCTACTCGCAGAGCTAGCAGAGATTAAAGGGATAGAAAGGATCCGCTTTACCTCACCTCACCCACTACATATGGATGATGAGTTTCTCCAAGAGTTTGCCCACAATCCTAAAGTGTGCAAATCTATCCATATGCCCTTGCAAAGCGGCTCAAGCAGGATTCTCAAAGCTATGCGCAGAGGGTATAGCAAGGAGTGGTTTTTAGACCGCGTGCAAAGGCTTAAAGAGCTTGTGCCAGAAGTTACCATTAGCACAGATATTATCGTAGGCTTTGTAGATGAGAGTGAAGAAGACTTCGCCCATACGCTTGATGTGCTAGAGCAAGTGCGCTTTGATACACTTTATAGCTTTATCTACTCGCCGCGCCCACACACACTTGCCTACTCACTTGATCCAGCCAAGCATATCCCCAAAGACATTGCCCAAGCGAGACTAAGCACTTTGCAAGAGCGGCATAGGGAGATTTTACGCGAGAAAGCACAAGCAGAAATAGGCAAGCAATACATCGTGCTTGTGGAAAATACCTTACAAGATGAGCAAGGCTGCTTTAGCGAAGGGCGCAGTGATAGCAACAAGCTTATCCATATAGAAAATGTCGCGCTAGATCTAGGCACATTTGCCCGAGTGAAAATCACGCGCAATGAAGGTGGCTCGCTCTTTGGAGAGCTGGTATAA
- a CDS encoding MlaD family protein: MERNVNYVLIGGIFFAILIGLIVFILWFGRISFNEDKFRIYTITTSYDISGIAVKTPIKYKGITIGHIKHIGFDTTQLGVVKITLLIQRSIPIAKGSSVLIDSQGLAGLSYLALRQNPKGEIILNDDDAVLTLDQSFLGKLSDKADSALEEMLGVLGSVEKLLSEKNVRHISSTLTSLDQFSQNLPALSSNINRALESINGELENGAGAMIAPTLYQTQKSLQNLDILLQKTSNLLDKFDDNPYPTIFGEKK; this comes from the coding sequence ATGGAGAGAAATGTAAATTATGTGCTTATAGGGGGGATATTTTTTGCCATACTTATTGGGCTTATTGTCTTTATCTTGTGGTTTGGCAGGATCAGTTTTAATGAAGATAAATTCCGCATTTATACGATCACGACAAGCTATGACATCTCTGGCATTGCGGTAAAAACGCCCATTAAATATAAGGGCATTACCATTGGACATATCAAGCACATAGGCTTTGATACAACACAACTAGGTGTGGTCAAAATCACCCTACTTATCCAGCGATCTATCCCCATAGCCAAAGGCTCTAGCGTGCTTATCGACTCTCAAGGGCTAGCTGGACTTAGCTATCTCGCCTTGCGCCAGAATCCAAAGGGCGAAATCATTCTCAATGATGATGATGCAGTCTTGACCCTTGATCAAAGCTTCTTGGGCAAGCTTAGTGATAAAGCAGATTCTGCATTAGAAGAAATGCTTGGCGTGCTTGGCAGTGTAGAAAAGCTCCTTAGCGAGAAAAATGTCAGGCACATTAGCAGCACACTCACCTCGCTTGATCAATTCTCCCAAAACCTACCCGCACTTAGTAGCAACATCAATCGCGCGCTAGAATCTATCAATGGAGAGCTAGAAAATGGTGCAGGCGCGATGATCGCCCCCACACTCTACCAAACGCAAAAAAGCCTGCAAAATCTCGATATCCTTTTGCAAAAAACATCAAATCTCTTAGATAAATTTGATGATAATCCCTATCCTACGATTTTTGGAGAGAAAAAATGA
- the htpX gene encoding zinc metalloprotease HtpX: protein MKEKAMDFQAILQKNALKTYAVLAIYVLIFLLIGLLVDIVRINAPSLEYGFYLLLSLREFPLITALTSLVAVCIIWYSISHFDAIMLSGDEYEELPQGVRLEPLQARVRNALDDVLRRSSSATSPRLYLIQAPYMNAFASGWSGSNSLIAITKALALSLDDQELKAVLAHELSHIRHGDVRLTMCVGILSNILLLLCNSAVYLFLGGNRSDGANKARTILLVLQFILPILTLWLQMFLSRSREYMADAGSAYLMHNPTPLISALQKIEASYKRNDFSQLDTNPTRQAAYIFSISEAFSTHPSIENRIQSLQGR from the coding sequence ATCAAGGAGAAAGCGATGGATTTTCAAGCAATCTTGCAAAAAAACGCGCTAAAGACCTATGCCGTGCTAGCGATCTATGTGCTTATCTTTTTGCTTATAGGGCTTTTGGTCGATATTGTGCGTATCAACGCCCCAAGCCTTGAGTATGGATTCTACTTGCTCCTAAGTCTAAGAGAATTCCCCCTTATCACCGCTCTTACAAGCCTTGTGGCAGTATGTATCATTTGGTATAGTATCTCGCACTTTGATGCCATTATGCTCTCTGGTGATGAGTATGAAGAGCTGCCCCAAGGTGTGCGGCTAGAGCCACTCCAAGCACGCGTGCGCAACGCGCTTGATGATGTGCTGCGCCGCTCTTCTAGCGCGACTTCCCCTAGACTTTACCTTATCCAAGCACCTTATATGAATGCCTTTGCAAGTGGCTGGAGCGGGTCAAACTCTCTTATAGCCATTACCAAAGCCCTAGCCCTTAGCCTAGATGACCAAGAGCTAAAGGCTGTGCTAGCCCACGAGCTAAGCCACATACGGCACGGCGATGTGCGGCTGACAATGTGCGTGGGGATTTTGAGCAATATTTTGCTGCTGCTGTGCAATAGCGCGGTGTATCTTTTCCTAGGGGGCAATCGCAGTGATGGTGCGAATAAAGCTCGCACCATCTTGCTTGTGCTGCAATTTATCCTGCCAATCCTAACCCTTTGGCTGCAGATGTTTCTAAGCCGCAGTAGAGAGTATATGGCAGATGCAGGCAGTGCCTATCTTATGCATAATCCCACCCCTCTCATAAGCGCATTGCAAAAGATAGAAGCAAGCTATAAGCGCAACGACTTCTCCCAGCTTGACACAAATCCAACGCGCCAAGCCGCCTATATCTTTAGCATTAGCGAAGCCTTTAGCACCCACCCAAGCATAGAAAACCGCATACAATCTTTGCAAGGACGATAA